Proteins encoded within one genomic window of Haematobia irritans isolate KBUSLIRL chromosome 5, ASM5000362v1, whole genome shotgun sequence:
- the mr gene encoding anaphase promoting complex subunit morula translates to MEIVWSDFSETCPIIKECLETPDLCGENQDTLDYIYDVLWIEIGSFVRNKISPTFWSYFKDTEILSKFERESETTENLQLQYKLFTNFVNAVKSLDAYYQFVKSSLEKLDTIRQITDHSRSLAKLNELLRSSLLSQLPTHFNNVVFSFYSVSFRVFFNLHQSTEISQDNEDLDESGMPCKGCNQELEKCQCQALLQTINEVNQKLVDLELLDRLAGQSMTFLVQLRIKDHIKNTCHGIFDRSHLKVLLTWLDDVVINWLMQVFHNKSMAADAMLTDDNSRTSDAIQSLKVKLTFYVYENYAISVIDQFFSIIIDFPDSIPAIDDLKICMEKINLRRQIINTLKSSLEARILHPGVNTMDILTGYVAAIKAIRYLDNSGVILETVTAPIKEYLRKRSDTVRCVVTSLTETESGPTDLSEELAKGDAAKDATTGNVNDELSNWENWQPDPFGLENPIQPRPVKTSRCADIISMVVDIYGSKELFMSEYRNLLADRLLTQLEFNPEKEIRNLELLKLRFGESLLHNCEVMLKDIADSKRINSHIHSDPKYVENKEFDISSLIISAQFWPSFNKESVELPEPIANEFQKYTKSYEEYKGNRTLNWRTVTGKVNITIELGDRVLDMTVAPTQAVIIYHFQNKNEWSLDDLSSLVKIPPSILRRRMAFWQSHGIIAESQPGIYKLIEDDLPKSQKLPINEIIAEDEDNESAMASASDQREEELQVFWSYIVGMLTNLDSLPIERIHQMLKLFASNGLGVEFTQDDLKDFLQRKVRDHKLIYSGGVYQLAK, encoded by the exons atggaaATAGTTTGGTCAGATTTCAGTGAAACTTGTCCCATTATAAAAGAATGT TTGGAGACACCAGACTTGTGTGGCGAAAATCAAGACACATTGGATTATATTTACGATGTTCTttggattgaaattggttcatttGTTCgcaacaaaatatctccaacaTTTTGGTCCTATTTCAAAGACACCGAAATTCTTTCGAAGTTCGAAAGAGAAAGTGAAACGACGGAAAATTTACAACttcaatataaattatttacaaattttgtaaatgctGTCAAGAGTCTGGATGCGTATTATCAATTTGTTAAATCAAGTCTAGAGAAATTGGATACTATACGCCAAATAACGGATCACAGTCGATCATTGGCAAAACTAAATGAACTCTTACGCTCTTCGCTATTGTCACAATTGCCAACACATTTCAATAATGTGGTATTTTCCTTTTATAGTGTATCCTTTCGAGTATTCTTTAATCTACATCAGTCGACAGAAATTTCTCAGG ACAATGAAGATCTTGATGAGTCGGGTATGCCTTGTAAAGGTTGCAATCAGGAATTAGAGAAATGTCAATGTCAAGCCCTACTGCAGACTATAAATGAAGTAAATCAGAAACTGGTTGATTTGGAACTACTGGATCGTTTGGCAGGTCAATCGATGacatttttggtacaattacGCATAAAGGATCACATCAAGAATACATGTCATGGGATATTTGATAGAAGTCATTTGAAGGTGCTTTTGACG TGGCTCGATGATGTGGTCATTAATTGGTTGATGCAAGTTTTCCATAATAAATCAATGGCTGCCGATGCTATGCTCACTGATGATAATTCAAGGACCTCTGATGCCATACAAAGTCTAAAGGTCAAGctgacattttatgtctatgaaaATTATGCCATTAGTGTAATAGATCAATTTTTCAGTATTATCATAG ACTTCCCCGATTCCATACCGGCCATAGATGATTTGAAAATAtgtatggaaaaaataaatttacgccGACAAATTATCAATACATTGAAATCTTCTTTGGAGGCTCGTATTCTACATCCTGGTGTAAACACTATGGACATACTAACCGGTTATGTAGCAGCTATAAAAGCTATACGTTATCTAGATAACAGTGGAGTTATTTTGGAAACTGTTACTGCCCCCATTAAAGAGTATTTAAGGAAGCGTAGTGATACAGTACGTTGTGTAGTTACTAGCCTAACGGAAACAGAATCTGGACCCACTGATTTATCTGAGGAATTAGCCAAAGGTGATGCTGCGAAAGATGCCACTACGGGTAATGTCAATGATGAGTTAAGCAATTGGGAGAACTGGCAACCTGACCCTTTTGGCCTGGAAAATCCCATACAGCCTCGGCCTGTGAAGACATCACGTTGTGCCGATATTATATCTATGGTTGTCGATATTTATGGTAGCAAGGAATTATTTATGAGTGAATATCGTAATCTGCTGGCAGATCGTTTACTCACACAATTAGAATTTAATCCCGAAAAAGAAATAAGAAATTTGGAATTATTAAAATTGAGATTTGGTGAATCGCTATTACACAATTGTGAAGTTATGCTTAAGGATATAGCCGATTCGAAACGCATCAATAGTCATATACATAGTGATCCCAAATATGTGGAAA ACAAAGAATTTGATATTTCCTCTCTAATAATATCGGCCCAATTTTggccttcatttaataaggagagCGTAGAATTACCCGAACCAATTGCCAATGAATTTCAGAAATATACCAAATCTTATGAGGAATATAAAGGTAATCGGACTTTAAATTGGCGCACGGTTACAGGAAAAGTCAATATCACCATAGAATTGGGAGATAGAGTTTTAGATATGACAGTGGCTCCAACACAGGCGGTGATAATCTATCACTTTCAAAATAAAA ATGAATGGTCCTTGGATGACTTGAGTTCTTTGGTGAAAATACCTCCTTCGATTTTAAGAAGACGCATGGCCTTTTGGCAATCTCATGGCATAATTGCTGAATCTCAACCCGGAATCTATAAGTTAATTGAAGATGATTTACCGAAATCCCAAAAATTACCCATAAATGAAATTATTGCCGAAGATGAGGACAATGAATCTGCTATGGCCAGTGCTTCGGATCAGAGGGAAGAAGAATTACAG
- the PPP1R15 gene encoding protein phosphatase 1 regulatory subunit 15, with protein sequence MIRTSNDHQISKEQFTTCFGQNKMSTTALKAHHQHHSAVASAAAATASFQPNKSNSNKTAMTMSSLAADLCKAAAATAKPMEAVVVNSIIYSKPSFCSIVVDIGGSTMPTVAKSTVSKAPPVPESKVEFATKDKAAGNSGGTWTTDNTTIDSNPFVNEGYFPMASLPMAAAAMGPLMSAQDAHVYMMCTTMNGSINHHISELCDNLISMGLFDNMTNSHGNDHDDDSLIEFAYDDDDDDNEVQHTEEEDDIDDDEEEDEYETDDDESEEEEEDEDDDMCLFKGEDVVDFIKSCPIAKAPKEYCDKKKKVRFNAKPEVHVMHTWNYAYRAARKGHWEMYARDRERFKMRIYRVSHILNPILEPEHRQKVYENRFAHFYTSQKETPKELQEEPKAKKRQQAPPPIIRKTKRQKRERKEKRRRRMPKF encoded by the exons ATGATTAGGACCAGTAACGACCATCAAATATCTAAAGAACAGTTTACTACCTGCTTTGGCCAAAACAAAATGTCAACAACAGCATTGAAAGCTCATCATCAACACCACAGTGCTGTGGCGTCAGCAGCGGCGGCGACAGCATCATTTCAGCCAAACAAATCCAATAGTAATAAGACTGCTATGACAATGTCATCGCTGGCAGCTGATTTATGCAAAGCGGCGGCGGCCACAGCCAAGCCAATGGAGGCGGTGGTCGTAAATAGCATCATATATTCGAAACCCTCCTTTTGCAGTATTGTTGTGGACATTGGCGGATCTACGATGCCGACAGTGGCAAAATCAACTGTGTCAAAGGCTCCCCCGGTTCCAGAGAGCAAAGTTGAGTTTGCTACCAAAGATAAAGCAGCTGGCAATTCGGGGGGCACATGGACCACAGATAACACCACAATCGATTCTAATCCATTTGTCAACGAAGGTTATTTTCCTATGGCTTCCCTACCAATGGCAGCGGCAGCAATGGGTCCTTTAATGTCAGCCCAAGATGCTCATGTATATATGATGTGTACCACCATGAATGGTTCTATAAATCACCATATATCCGAATTATGTGACAATCTCATATCCATGGGTCTATTTGATAATATGACAAATAGTCATGGAAATGACCACGACGATGATAGTCTCATTGAATTCGcttatgatgatgacgatgatgacaaTGAAGTTCAACATACCGAAGAGGAGGATGATATAGACGATGACGAGGAGGAAGATGAATACGAGACTGATGATGATGAGtctgaagaagaagaagaagatgagGACGATGATATGTGTCTGTTTAAAGGCGAAGACGTTGTTGATTTCATAAAATCCTGCCCAATAGCAAAAGCACCAAAAGAATATTGTGATAAAAAGAAAAAG GTACGCTTCAATGCTAAACCCGAGGTCCATGTTATGCACACTTGGAACTATGCCTATCGTGCTGCCCGTAAAGGTCATTGGGAAATGTATGCCCGAGATCGTGAACGTTTTAAAATGCGAATATACAGAGTATCACATATTTTGAATCCCATCTTGGAACCTGAGCATCGTCAAAAAGTCTATGAAAATCGATTTGCCCATTTCTATACATCGCAAAAGGAAACCCCGAAAGAGTTACAAGAAGAACCCAAGGCAAAGAAACGCCAACAAGCCCCACCACCTATTATACGAAAGACAAAGCGGCAAAAGAGGGAGCGCAAAGAGAAAAGAAGACGGcgaatgccaaaattttag